A section of the Rummeliibacillus pycnus genome encodes:
- a CDS encoding GNAT family N-acetyltransferase, giving the protein MHMLKVSDDLILRPVNLQDAKALFSLTDDDRAYLREWLPWVDGTKTEEDTHNYITFSQKGENDGTLLNLAIIWKGKVVGITGFNNINRTNRLASIGYWLGSEYQGNGIMTSAVQTLTNYAFKELNMNKVEIRAAIKNKKSRSIPERLGYVHEGTLRSNEWLYDHFVDHAVYGILADEWDQ; this is encoded by the coding sequence ATACATATGTTAAAAGTCTCTGATGATCTTATTTTAAGACCTGTAAACCTACAAGATGCAAAGGCCCTATTTTCATTAACAGATGATGATCGAGCATATTTAAGAGAATGGCTTCCGTGGGTTGATGGCACGAAGACAGAAGAAGATACACATAATTATATTACCTTTAGTCAAAAAGGTGAAAATGATGGTACACTATTAAATTTAGCGATTATTTGGAAGGGAAAAGTCGTTGGAATCACAGGTTTCAACAATATTAATCGTACAAATCGTTTAGCTTCTATTGGCTATTGGTTAGGGAGCGAATACCAAGGAAACGGCATTATGACAAGCGCAGTTCAAACTTTAACCAACTATGCTTTTAAAGAATTAAATATGAATAAAGTTGAAATACGCGCTGCTATTAAAAATAAAAAAAGTAGAAGTATTCCTGAACGTTTAGGATATGTTCACGAAGGAACACTTCGCAGTAACGAATGGCTTTATGACCATTTTGTAGACCATGCTGTTTATGGCATACTTGCTGACGAATGGGATCAGTAA
- a CDS encoding DNA polymerase IV produces the protein MTAHGKIIFHIDMNCFYASVEQAYDPRLKGKALAIAGNPKERRGILVTCSYEARAKGVYTTMSVWEAKRKCPELILMAPNFERYRHASQAMFAILRTYTDLVEPVSIDEGYMDVTEIVHGKEAIELAESIQRRILNELDLPCSIGIAPNKFLAKTASDMKKPMGITILRKRDVSKMLWHLPVIEMHGVGESTAKKLEEIGIHTIGNLANIEEHRIKTILGKNGLRLKNRANGIDRREVDPNAIYDTKSIGNSMTFPIDLMEFSELENAIQKLSEKVAKRLDAKNLAGHTVSIMIRDTDWHNSSRSKTVSNAIYKKEEIAELAVALMKNNWDGSPVRLMGVTVSNVIDKKETAEQLSIFTFEKYVKEEPVLKIVEELQRKFGKDIITKGIKDVKKTTYESQTSFSKDFLDDHKK, from the coding sequence ATGACTGCTCATGGGAAAATTATTTTTCATATTGATATGAACTGTTTTTATGCTTCTGTTGAACAGGCATACGATCCTCGACTAAAGGGAAAGGCACTTGCGATAGCTGGAAATCCAAAAGAACGTAGGGGAATACTTGTTACTTGTTCTTATGAAGCAAGGGCGAAGGGTGTTTATACGACAATGTCTGTATGGGAAGCAAAACGTAAGTGCCCTGAACTAATCTTAATGGCACCAAATTTTGAACGATATCGTCATGCATCACAGGCTATGTTTGCGATATTACGTACATATACGGATCTTGTTGAACCTGTTTCCATCGATGAAGGATATATGGATGTAACGGAAATTGTACATGGAAAAGAAGCAATTGAGCTGGCAGAGTCAATCCAAAGGCGCATTTTAAACGAATTAGATTTACCTTGTTCTATAGGAATTGCACCCAATAAATTTCTTGCTAAAACAGCTTCTGATATGAAAAAGCCTATGGGTATTACCATTTTAAGAAAACGCGATGTATCGAAAATGCTTTGGCATCTTCCCGTTATTGAAATGCATGGAGTAGGAGAAAGTACTGCCAAAAAGCTTGAAGAAATAGGGATTCATACAATTGGAAATCTTGCCAATATAGAAGAACATCGAATCAAAACGATTCTTGGTAAAAACGGACTTCGCTTAAAAAATCGTGCCAATGGAATTGATAGGCGTGAAGTAGATCCTAACGCTATTTACGATACAAAATCAATTGGTAATTCAATGACTTTTCCTATTGATTTGATGGAGTTTTCAGAGTTAGAAAATGCGATTCAAAAACTATCTGAAAAGGTTGCTAAACGATTAGATGCAAAAAATTTAGCAGGGCATACTGTTTCGATTATGATACGTGATACGGATTGGCATAATAGTAGTCGAAGTAAAACTGTGTCAAATGCAATTTATAAAAAAGAAGAAATTGCTGAATTAGCAGTAGCTCTAATGAAAAATAATTGGGATGGATCGCCCGTACGATTAATGGGGGTAACTGTCAGCAATGTGATCGATAAAAAAGAAACAGCAGAGCAGTTATCCATCTTTACGTTTGAAAAGTACGTAAAAGAAGAACCAGTATTGAAAATTGTTGAAGAATTACAACGTAAATTTGGCAAAGATATTATTACAAAAGGGATTAAGGATGTAAAGAAAACAACTTACGAGTCCCAAACAAGTTTTAGTAAAGACTTTTTGGATGATCATAAAAAATAG
- the rnz gene encoding ribonuclease Z yields the protein MQIQFLGTGAGMPSKSRNTSSLALKLLEERGTIWLFDCGEATQHQILHTAIKPRKLEKIFITHLHGDHIYGLPGLLGSRSFLGGDQPLTIYGPKELKEWIQVTLQTSQTHLNYSIEFVEVKEGVIFEDEDFIVTAMPLQHVVPCFGYRIEQKPLPGTLQVEKALALGVPKGPLLGQLKNGLDVTLENGTIIQSASVTEPPKKGFTVTILGDTRYCENAIKLSQMADIVVHEATFDHATEELAANYGHSTNIDAANVARIAGSKNLLLNHLSARFFPKDIENMLKEVKELFPSTIIVNDLDEFNWQQGELRISDQ from the coding sequence TTGCAAATTCAATTTTTAGGTACAGGTGCAGGAATGCCTTCTAAATCACGTAATACAAGCTCATTAGCACTAAAATTATTAGAGGAGAGAGGGACTATATGGTTATTTGATTGTGGCGAGGCAACACAACATCAAATTTTACATACAGCCATCAAACCGAGGAAACTAGAGAAAATTTTTATCACACACTTACATGGGGATCATATCTATGGATTACCAGGATTATTAGGCTCTCGCTCCTTTTTAGGTGGGGATCAACCGTTAACAATTTATGGACCAAAAGAATTAAAAGAATGGATTCAAGTAACCTTGCAAACATCACAAACACACCTCAATTATTCGATCGAGTTTGTTGAAGTGAAAGAAGGGGTTATTTTTGAAGATGAAGATTTTATAGTAACTGCAATGCCTCTACAACATGTCGTTCCTTGTTTTGGCTATCGTATTGAACAAAAACCATTGCCAGGAACGCTTCAAGTAGAAAAAGCTCTAGCATTAGGTGTTCCAAAAGGCCCTTTACTCGGACAATTAAAAAATGGACTTGATGTCACATTAGAAAATGGGACAATCATTCAAAGTGCATCCGTCACAGAACCACCTAAAAAGGGATTTACTGTTACAATTTTAGGAGATACTAGATATTGTGAAAATGCCATCAAACTTAGTCAAATGGCAGATATTGTCGTACACGAAGCTACTTTTGACCATGCAACTGAAGAGTTAGCAGCAAATTATGGTCATTCTACAAATATAGATGCAGCAAATGTAGCACGAATAGCAGGTTCTAAAAATTTATTGTTAAATCATTTAAGTGCCCGTTTTTTTCCAAAAGATATTGAAAATATGCTGAAAGAAGTGAAAGAATTATTTCCAAGTACAATTATTGTAAATGACTTGGATGAATTTAATTGGCAACAAGGCGAACTAAGAATATCGGATCAATAA
- a CDS encoding alpha/beta hydrolase: MNLTKGSFAYIDAHQGIPYYEQTPEEARAERAASPIHQVSVGGISKIEDRLITVSDGAQISVRIYTPEGNGPFPIIVYYHGGGWVFGNPDYADGGCRYLTASAHSIVISVDYRLAPEFPFPIPVQDSYDAFLWAVENASTLHGNASKMYVAGDSAGGNIAAVVSQWSVAKNGPKIAGQALIYPVTNTNFNTSSYEKFGKGYGLDRDGMIWFTKQYIGDSNESINPSVSPLLAEDFQSLPRTILIAAEYDVLLDEGIAYITRLRECGVEAKHILMPGLIHSYFSKMEFFEEDTKKTTEWIADFFGTKKS; encoded by the coding sequence ATGAATTTGACTAAAGGATCCTTCGCATATATAGATGCGCACCAAGGTATACCATATTATGAGCAAACACCAGAAGAAGCTAGAGCAGAAAGAGCTGCTTCACCAATTCATCAAGTTTCAGTTGGTGGAATTTCTAAAATTGAAGATCGGCTCATTACTGTCTCTGATGGAGCACAAATTTCCGTACGCATTTATACTCCAGAAGGTAATGGTCCATTTCCCATAATCGTCTATTATCATGGTGGAGGATGGGTTTTCGGGAATCCAGATTATGCAGATGGAGGATGTCGATACTTAACTGCTTCTGCTCATTCGATCGTTATATCCGTTGACTATCGTCTTGCACCTGAATTTCCTTTTCCAATTCCTGTTCAGGATAGCTATGATGCGTTTCTTTGGGCAGTAGAAAATGCATCTACATTACATGGCAATGCTTCGAAAATGTATGTTGCCGGGGACAGCGCTGGAGGGAATATTGCTGCTGTTGTATCGCAATGGTCGGTTGCAAAAAATGGCCCTAAAATTGCAGGACAAGCATTGATCTATCCTGTTACAAATACTAATTTTAATACATCTTCATACGAAAAGTTCGGTAAAGGGTACGGTTTAGATAGAGATGGTATGATTTGGTTCACAAAACAGTATATTGGAGATTCGAATGAAAGCATAAACCCGTCCGTATCACCGTTATTAGCAGAGGACTTTCAAAGTCTTCCTCGAACGATCTTGATTGCTGCTGAATACGATGTTTTATTGGATGAAGGTATCGCTTACATAACACGCTTAAGAGAATGCGGTGTTGAAGCAAAACATATCCTCATGCCTGGTCTTATTCACAGTTATTTTAGTAAAATGGAATTCTTTGAAGAAGATACGAAAAAGACGACTGAATGGATTGCTGATTTCTTTGGAACAAAAAAGTCATAA
- a CDS encoding SET domain-containing protein, which produces MLPIMVKDTGKYGRGLFATRDIKKDELIEVSPVVISLSSEWKYLKKTVLFYYCFYWGEDDTAIALGLGSLFNHSYTPNVTFYNNEENQSIDFYALEDIKEGEELTINYNGDTDDHSPLWFNVIE; this is translated from the coding sequence GTGTTACCAATAATGGTGAAAGATACTGGTAAATACGGAAGAGGACTTTTTGCTACACGAGATATTAAAAAAGATGAACTTATTGAAGTTTCACCTGTAGTCATATCTTTAAGTTCTGAGTGGAAATATTTAAAAAAAACAGTTCTCTTTTATTACTGTTTTTATTGGGGAGAGGACGATACAGCGATTGCACTTGGTCTTGGATCACTATTTAATCATTCTTATACCCCAAATGTAACTTTTTATAATAACGAAGAAAATCAATCCATTGATTTTTATGCATTAGAAGATATTAAAGAAGGAGAAGAACTAACGATCAACTACAATGGTGATACAGATGATCACTCACCTCTTTGGTTTAATGTCATAGAATAA
- a CDS encoding CotH kinase family protein, translating into MSKSIPSYYLMIEEDDLDTLRENLLYEDTVPAKLRVGKTTHQIEIGYRGSYTRKFRKRSYTIHFDENDYLFGAHKIHLNAEYRDPSLIRNKLSLDFFQDLGVLSPNSQHINFYRNGVLKGVYLQLESVDEMFLKKRNLPTGPIYYAENNDANFSLTRDDKPKKSRLSGYYQACGTPDDDERLRELITIINKTPSSAFPQKIEKYIDIEKFFCWLVGAVCTMNNDGFTHNYSLYRNSETGLFEIMPWDYDATWGRKVSGGIMDHTYVPIGGKPDNKLCYLLLEVPEFRKMYREKLEETLETKFTIEYMKDKVLSLHELIRPHLILDPYKKNKIELFDQEPEIIFQFIKMRNHFLINQLKLLV; encoded by the coding sequence ATGTCTAAATCAATTCCATCGTATTATTTAATGATTGAAGAAGATGACTTAGACACTTTAAGAGAAAATTTACTTTATGAAGATACTGTACCTGCCAAATTAAGGGTAGGTAAGACTACTCACCAAATTGAAATCGGCTATCGAGGCTCATACACTCGAAAGTTCCGAAAAAGATCCTATACCATTCATTTCGATGAAAATGATTATCTTTTCGGAGCTCATAAAATACATCTAAATGCAGAATACAGAGACCCATCCCTTATACGAAATAAACTATCCCTCGACTTTTTTCAAGATCTTGGTGTCTTATCACCAAACTCTCAACATATTAACTTCTATCGAAATGGTGTATTAAAAGGTGTTTATTTACAATTAGAATCGGTTGATGAAATGTTCTTAAAGAAAAGAAATCTCCCCACTGGTCCCATCTACTATGCAGAAAATAATGATGCTAACTTTTCTTTGACAAGAGACGATAAACCCAAAAAATCACGTTTATCAGGTTATTATCAAGCTTGTGGGACACCAGACGATGATGAACGATTACGTGAACTAATTACTATTATTAATAAAACCCCTTCTTCTGCATTCCCCCAGAAAATTGAGAAGTATATCGACATCGAAAAATTCTTTTGCTGGCTAGTTGGTGCAGTTTGTACGATGAATAATGATGGCTTTACGCACAATTACTCTCTTTATCGTAATAGTGAAACGGGTTTGTTCGAAATAATGCCTTGGGATTATGATGCTACATGGGGAAGAAAAGTAAGCGGTGGGATCATGGATCATACTTATGTACCAATAGGAGGTAAACCAGATAATAAGCTCTGCTATCTTCTCTTGGAAGTACCAGAATTCAGAAAAATGTATCGAGAAAAATTAGAAGAAACCCTTGAAACAAAATTCACAATTGAATATATGAAAGACAAAGTTTTATCTTTACATGAATTGATACGCCCTCATCTTATTCTTGATCCCTATAAAAAAAATAAAATCGAGCTATTTGATCAAGAACCCGAAATCATTTTTCAGTTTATAAAAATGCGTAATCATTTTTTGATCAATCAGTTAAAGTTACTTGTCTAA
- a CDS encoding CotH kinase family protein — protein sequence MSNAIPSYYLSIEENFLNLLRRNLVTDQSVPANLQIAEIDHKIQIAYRGAYTRKFRKRSYVIDFEDIKNSLGVRKIHLNAEYKDPSLFRNKLSLDFFQDIGVHAPESQHIALYRNNNFKGVYLQLESVDDLFLKKRALPPGPIYYATNNDANFSIERDGKRKRNLLSGLLQANGSPSDDQHLLNLILIINTTSPHRFPDVISNYLNIEQYLKWLAGAVCTMNNDGFNHNYSLYRDSNTGLFEILPWDYDATWGRKISGGIMDYKYVPIEGKQGNKLTALLLEVPKFRKMYKERLEEILETKFTVEHIENKVLTLHKLLRPHILLDPYVNSNIDIFDYEPEMIFQFVHHRNNYLKMHLNDL from the coding sequence ATGTCAAATGCTATTCCTTCCTACTATTTATCGATTGAAGAAAATTTCTTAAATCTTCTTAGAAGAAATTTAGTAACAGATCAATCCGTTCCGGCGAATTTACAGATTGCAGAAATTGATCACAAAATCCAAATTGCTTATCGAGGTGCATATACTCGAAAATTTAGAAAACGATCTTATGTAATTGATTTTGAGGATATAAAGAATTCTTTAGGTGTTCGTAAAATTCATCTTAATGCAGAATATAAAGACCCATCGCTTTTTCGCAATAAACTCTCACTAGACTTCTTTCAAGATATCGGCGTTCATGCACCTGAAAGTCAACATATTGCATTATACAGAAATAATAATTTTAAAGGCGTCTATTTACAACTTGAATCAGTAGATGATCTATTTTTAAAGAAACGAGCTCTTCCCCCAGGTCCTATCTACTATGCTACTAACAATGATGCTAACTTTTCTATCGAAAGAGACGGCAAAAGAAAAAGAAATCTCTTATCTGGTCTTTTACAAGCAAATGGCTCCCCTTCTGATGATCAACATTTGCTTAATTTAATCTTGATTATTAATACTACCTCTCCCCATAGATTCCCCGATGTAATTTCAAATTATCTAAATATTGAACAGTATTTAAAATGGTTAGCTGGAGCAGTGTGTACAATGAATAATGATGGATTTAATCATAATTATTCACTTTATCGTGATAGTAATACAGGCTTATTTGAAATACTCCCTTGGGATTATGATGCAACTTGGGGAAGGAAAATCAGTGGAGGCATTATGGATTATAAATACGTTCCAATTGAAGGAAAACAAGGTAATAAGCTAACTGCGCTTTTATTGGAAGTCCCAAAATTCCGTAAAATGTATAAAGAAAGGTTAGAAGAAATCCTTGAAACGAAGTTCACAGTTGAACATATTGAAAACAAAGTATTAACACTTCATAAACTACTACGACCACACATTTTACTAGACCCCTATGTAAACAGCAATATTGATATATTTGATTATGAGCCCGAAATGATTTTTCAATTTGTTCATCATCGGAACAATTATCTAAAAATGCATCTGAATGATTTATAA
- a CDS encoding DEAD/DEAH box helicase — MKMMIERSPEWEEGFLNRLETNSEWDNWKLYTMCYEVVKANLITEFTGLQSPKYLPNLTPLTHQLEVAQKVIERMNGKAILADEVGLGKTIEAGLILKEYLIRGLVKKVLILVPASLINQWIEELNNKFYIPAIPYKKNSSLDQIDIVVMSMDTAKKSPHKELIYGQEYDMIIIDEAHKLKNHKTKIYEFVQSLKKKFCLLLTATPIQNDVFELFYLISLLKPGHLGNFDVFQSAFSASKHDLENDEFLKELVNQVMVRNRRQDTGVEWTNRCVQNIPVEFTKEEREVYDMILELKDVSPIFSGSFSMITLQKEMCSSKEATCLTLENLLQNCNEVEEVKFVEELIAKLMALQTNSKAEKAYEIIAKANDKVIIFTEYRASQIYLQWYLHTKGIKSVLFNGKFNKSKRDYMKRLFQEQAQVLIATEAGGEGINLQFCHHVINYDLPWNPMKLEQRIGRVHRLGQEQDVHIYNLAIADTIEQNILDLLQTKIEVFEKVVGELDDILAIEKTM, encoded by the coding sequence ATGAAAATGATGATAGAAAGGTCGCCTGAATGGGAAGAAGGATTTCTAAATAGATTGGAAACCAACAGTGAATGGGATAATTGGAAACTATATACGATGTGTTACGAAGTCGTAAAAGCTAACCTAATTACAGAATTTACGGGTTTACAATCTCCAAAATATTTACCTAATTTAACGCCTCTTACACATCAATTAGAAGTTGCACAAAAAGTGATTGAAAGGATGAATGGTAAAGCGATATTGGCAGATGAGGTGGGGTTAGGTAAAACGATTGAAGCGGGATTGATTCTGAAAGAATATTTAATACGAGGGCTTGTGAAAAAAGTATTAATATTAGTCCCAGCATCTCTCATAAACCAATGGATAGAAGAATTAAATAATAAGTTTTATATCCCTGCTATTCCTTATAAAAAGAACTCCTCGTTAGATCAGATTGACATTGTTGTAATGAGTATGGATACCGCCAAAAAAAGTCCTCATAAAGAGCTTATCTATGGTCAAGAGTATGACATGATCATCATCGATGAAGCCCACAAATTAAAAAACCACAAAACCAAAATCTATGAATTTGTTCAAAGCCTAAAGAAAAAGTTTTGCTTATTGCTAACGGCAACGCCAATTCAAAATGATGTGTTTGAACTTTTTTATCTTATTTCCTTACTTAAGCCTGGGCATTTAGGGAATTTTGATGTATTTCAATCTGCATTTTCAGCGAGTAAACATGATTTAGAGAATGATGAATTTTTGAAGGAATTGGTCAATCAAGTAATGGTAAGAAATAGAAGACAAGACACAGGGGTAGAGTGGACGAATCGTTGTGTCCAAAATATTCCAGTAGAGTTTACAAAAGAGGAAAGAGAAGTCTATGACATGATTTTAGAACTGAAGGATGTGTCACCCATTTTCTCTGGTTCTTTTTCAATGATCACGCTCCAAAAGGAAATGTGTAGCAGTAAAGAGGCTACGTGCTTAACTTTAGAAAATTTACTCCAAAATTGTAATGAGGTCGAAGAAGTAAAATTTGTAGAGGAACTAATTGCAAAATTAATGGCTCTTCAAACGAATTCAAAAGCAGAGAAGGCATATGAAATTATAGCTAAAGCAAATGATAAAGTTATTATATTTACGGAGTACCGCGCGAGTCAAATTTATCTTCAATGGTATTTGCATACAAAAGGAATTAAAAGTGTACTTTTTAATGGAAAATTCAACAAAAGCAAAAGGGATTATATGAAGAGGCTCTTTCAAGAACAAGCTCAAGTACTAATTGCAACGGAAGCTGGAGGTGAAGGGATTAACCTACAGTTTTGTCATCATGTGATCAATTATGATTTACCATGGAACCCTATGAAATTAGAGCAACGAATAGGACGTGTTCACAGATTAGGACAAGAGCAAGATGTCCATATTTATAATCTTGCGATTGCAGATACAATCGAACAAAACATACTGGATTTACTTCAAACTAAAATTGAAGTATTTGAAAAGGTTGTGGGTGAGTTAGACGATATCTTGGCTATTGAAAAAACGATGTAA
- a CDS encoding YqhG family protein codes for MFPQQVHRYLRDFFQQTDCAIIEEADHYLTVQLTIEMDKRIMNRPFYWKYVESTNGTPCPSTLTFITNQNKMNGSLNGEIVHFGSFRLNQLFQVTKELGAYVQMYERVDKTVSQVVLTPFLGINYKVSYYCDQTKEMLYSLGINLMTGNIIDDFQMLLNNLDLGSELPDSCYPLPYIIKPVRAIQRLDAVIENIINQEDHSWAEQAKKRWQRDQRVLDYFYEEVEEKPECYEIEKKALEERYASKIKIEIINGGLFYLK; via the coding sequence ATGTTCCCACAACAAGTTCATCGCTATTTACGTGATTTTTTTCAACAAACAGATTGTGCCATTATTGAGGAAGCAGATCATTATTTAACGGTTCAACTAACAATTGAAATGGACAAAAGAATTATGAACCGACCTTTTTATTGGAAATATGTCGAAAGTACAAATGGTACACCATGTCCATCTACATTAACGTTTATCACCAATCAGAATAAGATGAATGGCAGTTTAAATGGTGAAATAGTTCATTTTGGATCATTTCGGCTAAATCAACTTTTTCAAGTAACGAAAGAATTAGGAGCATATGTTCAAATGTATGAAAGAGTGGATAAAACGGTATCGCAAGTTGTTTTAACACCCTTTTTAGGGATCAACTATAAAGTTTCATACTACTGCGATCAAACCAAGGAAATGCTCTATTCGCTTGGTATTAACTTAATGACTGGTAATATTATTGATGATTTTCAAATGTTATTGAATAATTTAGATTTAGGATCAGAGTTACCAGATTCATGTTACCCACTACCATATATCATTAAACCTGTTCGTGCTATACAACGATTAGATGCAGTAATTGAAAATATTATAAATCAGGAAGATCATTCATGGGCCGAACAGGCAAAAAAAAGATGGCAACGTGATCAAAGAGTATTAGATTATTTTTATGAAGAGGTAGAGGAAAAACCTGAGTGCTATGAAATAGAGAAGAAAGCTTTAGAAGAACGATATGCTTCAAAGATTAAAATTGAAATCATTAATGGTGGACTTTTTTATTTAAAATGA
- a CDS encoding DUF302 domain-containing protein, which yields MFHYTADSSKNMEETIESLKENLKNEQFGVQWIFNINEKLEAKGLTLPQKYQILEVCNPVEAHRVLTKNPLVSYFLPCKIIVFEENNQVKVGMPLPTALISMVEDQDLKEIAESIEKRLIHCIEQSL from the coding sequence ATGTTTCATTATACAGCAGATTCTTCTAAAAATATGGAAGAGACAATTGAAAGTTTAAAGGAAAATTTAAAGAATGAACAATTTGGTGTTCAATGGATTTTTAATATCAATGAAAAATTAGAGGCGAAAGGTCTTACTTTGCCACAGAAATATCAAATTTTAGAAGTATGTAATCCGGTTGAAGCACACCGTGTTCTTACAAAGAATCCTCTTGTTAGTTACTTTTTACCTTGTAAAATAATTGTGTTTGAGGAGAATAATCAAGTTAAAGTAGGCATGCCGCTTCCAACTGCACTAATTAGTATGGTGGAAGATCAAGATTTAAAAGAAATTGCTGAGTCAATCGAGAAACGACTTATTCATTGTATTGAGCAAAGTTTATAA
- a CDS encoding LysM peptidoglycan-binding domain-containing protein, with the protein MEIHIVSRGETLWQIASHYNVDINSIIQINQLPNPNNLVIGQSLVIPTYGITHVVRPGDTLWQIANRYGTTVQAIVSENHLSNASTLYVGMRLVIPKFKPTIEVNAYTYQSPAEGAQSIKDVGNLLTYMSPFAYKVKEDATLEPFPDELMIKAAKSTNVVPLMSITNFTATQTGSNLAHTILSSKVLQEKVIANVLKIMDQKGYKGLNIDFESVLPADRQNYNAFLQLAVDRLHPKGYFVSTALAPKTSATQGGLLYEAHDYKAHGKIADFVILMTYEWGYRLGPPQAISPINQMKKVVEYALTVIPANKLFLGFQIYARDWKIPHVKGQEAETFSPQEAIRRAAKFGTIIHYDIATQSPFFRYVDENGQQHEVWFEDARSAQAKFDLIKRFKLRGVSYWALGFPYPQNWVLLGDTFTIKKNP; encoded by the coding sequence TTGGAGATACATATTGTTAGCAGAGGCGAGACACTTTGGCAAATTGCTTCTCACTACAATGTAGATATCAATTCCATCATTCAGATCAATCAATTACCCAATCCAAATAACCTTGTAATTGGCCAATCACTTGTGATTCCAACGTATGGCATCACCCACGTAGTTCGTCCTGGAGATACCTTATGGCAAATTGCTAACCGTTATGGAACAACGGTGCAAGCTATTGTGAGTGAAAATCATCTTTCAAATGCGTCTACTTTATATGTTGGAATGCGTCTAGTTATTCCCAAATTCAAACCTACCATTGAAGTGAATGCTTATACGTATCAATCTCCTGCAGAGGGCGCACAATCTATAAAAGATGTTGGAAATCTACTTACCTATATGAGCCCGTTCGCTTATAAAGTGAAAGAAGATGCCACATTAGAACCGTTTCCTGATGAATTAATGATTAAGGCAGCAAAATCAACAAACGTAGTACCGTTGATGTCCATTACAAACTTCACAGCTACTCAAACAGGATCAAATTTAGCTCATACCATATTATCTAGTAAAGTTTTACAAGAAAAAGTAATTGCGAATGTCCTTAAAATTATGGATCAGAAAGGCTATAAGGGTTTAAATATTGATTTTGAGAGTGTATTACCTGCAGATCGACAGAATTATAATGCATTTCTTCAGCTTGCTGTTGATCGCCTTCATCCAAAGGGTTATTTTGTGTCAACAGCACTTGCTCCAAAAACAAGTGCCACACAAGGTGGGCTTTTATATGAAGCGCATGATTATAAGGCTCACGGGAAAATAGCCGATTTCGTGATATTGATGACTTATGAATGGGGATATCGATTAGGACCGCCTCAAGCGATTTCACCAATTAATCAAATGAAAAAGGTTGTCGAATATGCCTTGACGGTAATCCCAGCAAATAAACTATTTTTAGGATTCCAAATTTATGCGAGAGATTGGAAAATACCTCATGTTAAAGGACAAGAAGCCGAAACATTCAGCCCACAAGAAGCGATCCGACGTGCCGCAAAATTTGGAACCATTATTCACTATGATATCGCTACCCAATCACCATTCTTCCGCTATGTAGATGAAAATGGACAACAACATGAAGTTTGGTTTGAAGATGCCAGAAGTGCTCAAGCAAAATTTGATTTAATAAAAAGGTTTAAACTACGAGGTGTCAGTTATTGGGCGTTAGGATTCCCATATCCTCAAAATTGGGTGTTACTCGGAGATACTTTTACTATTAAAAAGAACCCTTAA